A genomic region of Papaver somniferum cultivar HN1 chromosome 7, ASM357369v1, whole genome shotgun sequence contains the following coding sequences:
- the LOC113294312 gene encoding norreticuline-7-O-methyltransferase-like yields MEVVSQIDQENQAIIWKQIYGFSESLLLKCAVQCEIAETIHNHGTPMSILELAAKLPIDQPVNIERLYRVMRYLVHQKLFNKEVITTLNGGTVQVTEKYWLAPPAKYLIRGSQQSMVPSVLGIIDEDMFAPWHILKDSLTGECNIFEKALGKSISVYMSENPEMNQISNGAMAFDSGLVTSHLVNECKSVFGDEIKTLVDVGGGTGTAIRAISKAFPNIKCTLFDLPHVIADSPEIPTITKVSGDMFKSIPRADAIFMKNILHDWNDDECIQILKRCKDVVSAGGKLIIVEMVLDEDSFHPYSKLRLTSDIDMMVNNGGKERTEKDWEKLFDAAGFASCKFTQMSVGFAAQSIIEVY; encoded by the exons ATGGAAGTAGTTAGCCAGATTGATCAAGAAAATCAAGCAATAATCTGGAAACAAATTTATGGTTTTTCGGAATCATTACTTCTCAAATGTGCAGTTCAATGTGAGATTGCTGAAACTATTCATAACCATGGAACACCAATGTCTATATTGGAATTAGCTGCTAAGCTTCCAATTGATCAACCGGTTAATATCGAGCGTTTGTACCGTGTGATGCGTTACTTAGTTCACCAGAAACTTTTCAACAAGGAAGTTATCACCACGCTTAATGGTGGAACCGTTCAAGTAACAGAGAAATACTGGTTAGCTCCACCGGCGAAATACCTAATAAGAGGGTCTCAACAATCAATGGTTCCTTCAGTTTTAGGAATAATTGATGAAGATATGTTTGCTCCGTGGCATATTCTAAAAGACAGTTTAACTGGTGAATGTAACATTTTTGAGAAAGCGTTAGGAAAAAGCATTTCGGTTTATATGAGTGAAAATCCTGAAATGAATCAAATTTCCAATGGAGCAATGGCTTTTGATAGTGGATTAGTTACTTCGCATTTGGTTAATGAATGCAAAAGTGTTTTCGGTGATGAAATTAAAACATTAGTTGATGTTGGTGGTGGTACTGGTACTGCAATCAGAGCAATTTCGAAAGCGTTCCCCAATATTAAGTGCACACTCTTTGATCTTCCTCATGTTATAGCTGATTCACCTGAAATTCCAACTATTACAAAAGTTTCGGGAGACATGTTCAAGTCTATTCCAAGGGCTGATGCCATATTCATGAAG AACATCCTTCACGATTGGAACGATGATGAATGCATTCAAATTCTAAAGCGATGCAAAGATGTAGTATCAGCGGGAGGGAAACTTATTATTGTTGAAATGGTATTGGACGAGGATTCGTTTCATCCATATTCAAAACTTAGACTCACATCCGATATAGATATGATGGTTAACAATGGAGGTAAAGAGAGAACCgaaaaagattgggaaaagcttTTTGATGCAGCAGGTTTTGCTAGTTGCAAATTTACTCAAATGTCAGTAGGTTTCGCAGCTCAATCTATAATTGAGGTTTATTGA